A region of Triplophysa dalaica isolate WHDGS20190420 chromosome 20, ASM1584641v1, whole genome shotgun sequence DNA encodes the following proteins:
- the LOC130408843 gene encoding zinc finger protein 501-like isoform X2 encodes MCCKSVGTDLSMLDIDDLMTEICQLKKEVKLLETKLRERDQLNRKDVCGVSLCDFTDQTSPDLLLSVCNEEQKTSVKLLDCEMELKTQIKEEQTDEGDEIYSDLMKVKEESSEPNETEEKHHHLITGEQSLNCLKTEKNKDKNSHMCPQCGKIFTYKSNLNRHMKVHTGERPYRCDQCGLTVNRESNLNRHMRIHTGEKSYKCDQCGKIFVRKDHLKEHMKTHTGEKLHTCHQCGKIFNRKDHLNEHIRVHTGEKPYRCDQCGKSFMWATSWKDHLLYHSGVRSFQCEQCSKAFISANNLNQHMKIHTGVKPHVCSICGKAFLHLSKLKNHKKKTHTGVGSHMCSEQKSHPSFRKKRRLEIHMKKCCKVHPHETVRIRRSLRSSSVTC; translated from the exons atgtgctgtaaatcagtagGAACTGATCTGTCTatgctggatattgatgatttgatgacagaaatctgtcagctgaagaaagaggtgaagttaCTGGAGACAaaactcagagagagagaccaactCAACAGAAAG GATGTATGTGGTGTTTCTCTCTGTGACTTCACTGATCAAACATCTCCAGATCTTCTGCTTTCTGTCTGTAATGAAGAGCAGAAGACATCAGTGAAGCTGCTGGACTGTGAGATGGAGCTGAAGACACAAATCAAAGAAGAACAAACAGATGAAGGTGATGAGATTTATTCAG ACCTAATGAAGGTGAAAGAGGAAAGTTCAGAACCAAATGAAACAGAGGAGAAACACCATCATCTCATAACTGGAGAACAATCTCTGAACTGCTTGAAGACTGAGaagaataaagacaaaaattcTCACATGtgccctcagtgtggaaagatcTTCACATATAAATCCAATCTTAATAGGCACATGaaagttcacactggagaacgCCCTTACAGATGTGATCAGTGTGGATTGACCGTCAATCGTGAATCCAACCTCAATaggcacatgagaattcacactggagaaaaatcGTATAAATGTGATCAGTGTGGAAAAATCTTCGTTCGTAAAGACCATCTTAAAGAGCACATGAAgactcacactggagaaaaacttCATACATGTCATCAGTGTGGAAAGATCTTCAATCGTAAAGACCACCTTAATGAGCACAtaagagttcacactggagaaaaaccttacagatgtgatcagtgtggaaagagttttatgTGGGCAACATCTTGGAAAGATCATCTTCTCTATCATTCTGGAGTGAGATCATTTCAGTGTGAACAGTGCAGTAAAGCGTTTATTTCTGCAAATAACCTGAACCAACACATGAAGATTCATACAGGTGTGAAGCCTCATGTCTGTTCCATCTGTGGAAAGGCCTTCTTACACCTCTCCAAACTAAAAAACCAcaagaagaaaacacacacaggtgtGGGATCTCATATGTGCTCTGAACAGAAATCTCACCCAAGTTTTCGGAAAAAAAGGCGTCTTGAGATTCACATGAAGAAGTGTTGCAAAGTTCATCCACATGAAACTGTTCGGATCAGAAGATCCCTGAGATCTTCATCAGTAACCTGTTAA
- the LOC130408843 gene encoding zinc finger protein 501-like isoform X1, with the protein MSMMMVQVDVMCCKSVGTDLSMLDIDDLMTEICQLKKEVKLLETKLRERDQLNRKDVCGVSLCDFTDQTSPDLLLSVCNEEQKTSVKLLDCEMELKTQIKEEQTDEGDEIYSDLMKVKEESSEPNETEEKHHHLITGEQSLNCLKTEKNKDKNSHMCPQCGKIFTYKSNLNRHMKVHTGERPYRCDQCGLTVNRESNLNRHMRIHTGEKSYKCDQCGKIFVRKDHLKEHMKTHTGEKLHTCHQCGKIFNRKDHLNEHIRVHTGEKPYRCDQCGKSFMWATSWKDHLLYHSGVRSFQCEQCSKAFISANNLNQHMKIHTGVKPHVCSICGKAFLHLSKLKNHKKKTHTGVGSHMCSEQKSHPSFRKKRRLEIHMKKCCKVHPHETVRIRRSLRSSSVTC; encoded by the exons ATGTCCATGATGATGGTGCAGGTGGAtgtgatgtgctgtaaatcagtagGAACTGATCTGTCTatgctggatattgatgatttgatgacagaaatctgtcagctgaagaaagaggtgaagttaCTGGAGACAaaactcagagagagagaccaactCAACAGAAAG GATGTATGTGGTGTTTCTCTCTGTGACTTCACTGATCAAACATCTCCAGATCTTCTGCTTTCTGTCTGTAATGAAGAGCAGAAGACATCAGTGAAGCTGCTGGACTGTGAGATGGAGCTGAAGACACAAATCAAAGAAGAACAAACAGATGAAGGTGATGAGATTTATTCAG ACCTAATGAAGGTGAAAGAGGAAAGTTCAGAACCAAATGAAACAGAGGAGAAACACCATCATCTCATAACTGGAGAACAATCTCTGAACTGCTTGAAGACTGAGaagaataaagacaaaaattcTCACATGtgccctcagtgtggaaagatcTTCACATATAAATCCAATCTTAATAGGCACATGaaagttcacactggagaacgCCCTTACAGATGTGATCAGTGTGGATTGACCGTCAATCGTGAATCCAACCTCAATaggcacatgagaattcacactggagaaaaatcGTATAAATGTGATCAGTGTGGAAAAATCTTCGTTCGTAAAGACCATCTTAAAGAGCACATGAAgactcacactggagaaaaacttCATACATGTCATCAGTGTGGAAAGATCTTCAATCGTAAAGACCACCTTAATGAGCACAtaagagttcacactggagaaaaaccttacagatgtgatcagtgtggaaagagttttatgTGGGCAACATCTTGGAAAGATCATCTTCTCTATCATTCTGGAGTGAGATCATTTCAGTGTGAACAGTGCAGTAAAGCGTTTATTTCTGCAAATAACCTGAACCAACACATGAAGATTCATACAGGTGTGAAGCCTCATGTCTGTTCCATCTGTGGAAAGGCCTTCTTACACCTCTCCAAACTAAAAAACCAcaagaagaaaacacacacaggtgtGGGATCTCATATGTGCTCTGAACAGAAATCTCACCCAAGTTTTCGGAAAAAAAGGCGTCTTGAGATTCACATGAAGAAGTGTTGCAAAGTTCATCCACATGAAACTGTTCGGATCAGAAGATCCCTGAGATCTTCATCAGTAACCTGTTAA
- the LOC130408844 gene encoding zinc finger protein 501-like: MMVQVDVMCCKSVGTDLSMLDIDDLMTEICQLKKEVKLLETKLRERDQLNRKDVCGVSLCDFTDQTSPDLQLSVCNEEQKTSVKLLDCEMELKTEIKGEQTDEDDVIYSDLMKVKEESSEPNETEEKHHHLITGEQSLNCLKTEKNKDKNSHMCPQCGKIFTYKYNLNRHMKVHTGENSYKCDQCGKIFNRKDHLNEHMKVHTGEKPYRCDQCGKRFMWATSWRGHLLYHSGVRSFQCEQCSKAFISANNLKQHMNIHTGVKPHVCSICGKDFSHLSKLKNHKKKTHTGVGSHMCSEQKSLLCSSCGQCFRKSRCLEIHMKKCCKVHPHETVRIRRSLRSSSVTC, translated from the exons ATGATGGTGCAGGTGGAtgtgatgtgctgtaaatcagtagGAACTGATCTGTCTatgctggatattgatgatttgatgacagaaatctgtcagctgaagaaagaggtgaagttaCTGGAGACAaaactcagagagagagaccaactCAACAGAAAG GATGTATGTGGTGTTTCTCTCTGTGACTTCACTGATCAAACATCTCCAGATCTTCAGCTTTCTGTCTGTAATGAAGAGCAGAAGACATCAGTGAAGCTGCTGGACTGTGAGATGGAGCTGAAGACAGAAATCAAAGGAGAACAAACAGATGAAGATGATGTGATTTATTCAG ACCTAATGAAGGTGAAAGAGGAAAGTTCAGAACCAAATGAAACAGAGGAGAAACACCATCATCTCATAACTGGAGAACAATCTCTGAACTGCTTGAAGACTGAGaagaataaagacaaaaattcTCACATGtgccctcagtgtggaaagatcTTCACATATAAATACAACCTTAATAGGCACATGaaagttcacactggagaaaactcttataaatgtgatcagtgtggaaagatCTTCAATCGTAAAGACCACCTTAATGAGCACATGAAAGTACatactggagaaaaaccttacCGATGTGATCAGTGTGGAAAAAGATTTATGTGGGCGACGTCTTGGAGAGGACATCTTCTCTATCATTCTGGAGTGAGATCATTTCAGTGTGAACAGTGCAGTAAAGCGTTTATTTCTGCAAATAACCTGAAGCAACACATGAACATTCATACAGGTGTGAAGCCTCATGTCTGTTCCATCTGTGGAAAAGACTTCTCACACCTCTCCAAACTAAAAAATCAcaagaagaaaacacacacaggtgtGGGATCCCATATGTGCTCCGAACAGAAATCTCTCCTGTGCTCCTCATGTGGACAGTGTTTTCGGAAATCAAGATGTCTTGAGATTCACATGAAGAAGTGTTGCAAAGTTCATCCACATGAAACTGTTCGGATCAGAAGATCCCTGAGATCTTCATCAGTAACTTGTTAA
- the LOC130408851 gene encoding uncharacterized protein LOC130408851: MMNLSSHFSQNWKYWRSRSTIYSRGKHVCENVKRRWKHPGLTLAKLRAQASRSRRAEINFTPAPAHTRRKAKSRTGAMTSPPPPRPVFEISTRNRFAALCETKSNAVVIGDSIVRNVRASFNEGKVRTHCFPGARVLDVSAQVTAILKEDARVGAVVLHAGVNDVRMRQSEILKRDFRSLVDTVRNASPTARIIVSGPLPTYRRGNEKFSRLFMLNNWLMSWCIEQKLLFVNNFDLFWERPRLFRPDGLHPSSIGAEILSDNISKTLRTI; this comes from the exons atgatgaatctttcttcgcacttcagtcagaactggaagtattggagaagcagatccacgatctactcgagaggcaaacacgtctgcgagaacgtaaaacggcgatggaaacatcccgggctgacgctcgcaaagctgcg agcccaggcttcaagatcacgacgagccgaaattaacttcactcctgcacctgcacacacacggcggaaggcgaaatccaggaccggagcgatgacctctcccccaccgccgcgaccggtcttcgagatttctacgagaaatcgctttgccgccctctgcgagacgaaatccaacgctgtggtcatcggagactcaatcgtccggaacgtacgcgcctccttcaatgaaggtaaggtgcgcactcactgttttcctggcgcccgtgttctcgatgtgtctgcgcaggtaactgcgattctgaaggaggatgcaagagtaggagccgtagttctgcacgcgggggtgaatgatgtgagaatgcggcagtcggagatcctgaagagggacttcaggagtctggtcgatactgttcgcaacgcatcgcccacggcgaggatcatcgtatcagggccgcttccaacttaccgacgagggaacgaaaagttcagtagactatttatgcttaataattggttaatgtcatggtgtattgaacagaagctgctctttgtaaataattttgatctgttctgggagcgacctaggcttttccgccccgacgggctgcaccccagcagcattggagcggaaattctgtctgacaacatctcaaagacgctacgcaccatttga
- the LOC130408908 gene encoding zinc finger protein 501-like isoform X1, with the protein MKGMRVSMMMVQVDVMCCKSVGTDLSMLDIDDLMTEICQLKKEVKLLETKLRERDQLNRKDVCGVSLCDFTDQTSPDLLLSVCNEEQKTSVKLLDCEMELKTEITEEQTDEGDEIYSDLMKVKEESSELIVCNFMTGEESVRHLKTEKNLSRKATDKDSHTCPHCGKRFICKYERNRHMKIHTGENVPTCDQCGKSFTRKHHLYDHMRIHTGEKCFTCDRCGKSFSRKFTLSAHMRVHTGEKSYRCDQCGKSFMWATSWKDHLLCHSGVRSFQCEQCSKMFFSANKLKQHMKTHTGVKPHVCSICGKAFKQLSKLKNHNKKTHTGVGSLKCSVCVETFSTSNQLKQHHKLHTAQKSHLCSSCGQGFLDSRRLEIHMNKCCKVHPHETVPTTRSLRSSVTF; encoded by the exons ATGAAGGGAATGAGG gTGTCCATGATGATGGTGCAGGTGGAtgtgatgtgctgtaaatcagtagGAACTGATCTGTCTatgctggatattgatgatttgatgacagaaatctgtcagctgaagaaagaggtgaagttaCTGGAGACAaaactcagagagagagaccaactCAACAGAAAG GATGTATGTGGTGTTTCTCTCTGTGACTTCACTGATCAAACATCTCCAGATCTTCTGCTTTCTGTCTGTAATGAAGAGCAGAAGACATCAGTGAAGCTGCTGGACTGTGAGATGGAGCTGAAGACAGAAATCACAGAAGAACAAACAGATGAAGGTGATGAGATTTATTCAG ACCTGATGAAGGTGAAGGAGGAAAGTTCAGAACTTATTGTATGTAACTTCATGACTGGAGAAGAATCTGTGCGGCACTTGAAGACTGAAAAGAATTTGTCACGCAAAGCAACAGACAAAGATTCTCACACCTGCCCtcactgtggaaagagattcatttgtaaatatgaacGCAATAggcacatgaaaattcacaccggagaaaaCGTTCCTACTTgtgatcagtgtggaaagagcttcACTCGTAAACACCATCTTTATgaccacatgagaattcacactggagaaaagtgTTTCACGTGTGATCGATGTGGTAAGAGCTTCAGTCGTAAGTTTACCCTTTCTGCACACATGAGAGTTCATACTGGAGAAAAATCTTACAGATgtgatcagtgtggaaagagttttatgTGGGCAACATCTTGGAAAGATCATCTTCTCTGTCATTCTGGAGTGAGATCATTTCAGTGTGAACAGTGCAGTAAAATGTtcttttctgcaaataaactGAAGCAACACATGAAGACTCATACAGGTGTGAAGCCTCATGTCTGTTCCATCTGTGGAAAGGCCTTCAAACAACTCTCCAAACTTAAAAATCAtaacaagaaaacacacacaggtgtGGGATCTCTtaaatgttctgtgtgtgtggaaacCTTTTCGACATCAAACCAATTAAAACAGCACCACAAATTACATACTGCTCAGAAATCTCATCTGTGCTCCTCATGTGGACAAGGTTTTCTAGATTCAAGACGTCTTGAGATTCACATGAACAAGTGTTGCAAAGTTCATCCACATGAAACTGTTCCGACCACAAGATCCCTGAGATCTTCTGTAACTTTTTAG
- the LOC130408908 gene encoding zinc finger protein 501-like isoform X2: MMMVQVDVMCCKSVGTDLSMLDIDDLMTEICQLKKEVKLLETKLRERDQLNRKDVCGVSLCDFTDQTSPDLLLSVCNEEQKTSVKLLDCEMELKTEITEEQTDEGDEIYSDLMKVKEESSELIVCNFMTGEESVRHLKTEKNLSRKATDKDSHTCPHCGKRFICKYERNRHMKIHTGENVPTCDQCGKSFTRKHHLYDHMRIHTGEKCFTCDRCGKSFSRKFTLSAHMRVHTGEKSYRCDQCGKSFMWATSWKDHLLCHSGVRSFQCEQCSKMFFSANKLKQHMKTHTGVKPHVCSICGKAFKQLSKLKNHNKKTHTGVGSLKCSVCVETFSTSNQLKQHHKLHTAQKSHLCSSCGQGFLDSRRLEIHMNKCCKVHPHETVPTTRSLRSSVTF, encoded by the exons ATGATGATGGTGCAGGTGGAtgtgatgtgctgtaaatcagtagGAACTGATCTGTCTatgctggatattgatgatttgatgacagaaatctgtcagctgaagaaagaggtgaagttaCTGGAGACAaaactcagagagagagaccaactCAACAGAAAG GATGTATGTGGTGTTTCTCTCTGTGACTTCACTGATCAAACATCTCCAGATCTTCTGCTTTCTGTCTGTAATGAAGAGCAGAAGACATCAGTGAAGCTGCTGGACTGTGAGATGGAGCTGAAGACAGAAATCACAGAAGAACAAACAGATGAAGGTGATGAGATTTATTCAG ACCTGATGAAGGTGAAGGAGGAAAGTTCAGAACTTATTGTATGTAACTTCATGACTGGAGAAGAATCTGTGCGGCACTTGAAGACTGAAAAGAATTTGTCACGCAAAGCAACAGACAAAGATTCTCACACCTGCCCtcactgtggaaagagattcatttgtaaatatgaacGCAATAggcacatgaaaattcacaccggagaaaaCGTTCCTACTTgtgatcagtgtggaaagagcttcACTCGTAAACACCATCTTTATgaccacatgagaattcacactggagaaaagtgTTTCACGTGTGATCGATGTGGTAAGAGCTTCAGTCGTAAGTTTACCCTTTCTGCACACATGAGAGTTCATACTGGAGAAAAATCTTACAGATgtgatcagtgtggaaagagttttatgTGGGCAACATCTTGGAAAGATCATCTTCTCTGTCATTCTGGAGTGAGATCATTTCAGTGTGAACAGTGCAGTAAAATGTtcttttctgcaaataaactGAAGCAACACATGAAGACTCATACAGGTGTGAAGCCTCATGTCTGTTCCATCTGTGGAAAGGCCTTCAAACAACTCTCCAAACTTAAAAATCAtaacaagaaaacacacacaggtgtGGGATCTCTtaaatgttctgtgtgtgtggaaacCTTTTCGACATCAAACCAATTAAAACAGCACCACAAATTACATACTGCTCAGAAATCTCATCTGTGCTCCTCATGTGGACAAGGTTTTCTAGATTCAAGACGTCTTGAGATTCACATGAACAAGTGTTGCAAAGTTCATCCACATGAAACTGTTCCGACCACAAGATCCCTGAGATCTTCTGTAACTTTTTAG